Proteins co-encoded in one Ignavibacteria bacterium genomic window:
- a CDS encoding efflux RND transporter periplasmic adaptor subunit: MLKKIIYILIVVAIIGVIAFVLFNNKQKMAAKVETKKMTTVAVSVIEAAIETIDKKLTQTGTVFADKEVAVVSEAPGLIRAVYCDVGDMVKAGQILFKVDDELKVAALRLREADYEKSKKDLEKFEALLKEGSATEAQVDAYRLAFKSSEAQLTIARRQVEDTKIKAPFSGVITQRMVNLGSNVIGGTVVVNLVDISAPRVKVSVAESDVFFLKNGDLATITTDIFPGKEFSARIKSIGVKGDEVHSFPVELVILNNKNLKAGMNVDVEFNRRVNRESVVVPRTAIIGSTADAQVFIIENNVAKLKKVTTGIETGTNIEILSGIEKGDQIAISGQVNLRDGSPVNIVKSK; the protein is encoded by the coding sequence ATGCTAAAAAAGATTATTTACATCCTGATTGTTGTAGCGATAATTGGAGTTATTGCTTTTGTACTTTTTAACAACAAACAGAAAATGGCTGCAAAAGTTGAAACAAAAAAAATGACCACCGTTGCAGTCTCCGTGATTGAGGCAGCAATCGAGACTATTGATAAAAAACTTACGCAAACTGGAACGGTTTTCGCTGATAAGGAAGTGGCAGTTGTATCAGAGGCACCCGGACTAATAAGAGCGGTTTATTGCGATGTTGGCGATATGGTTAAAGCCGGTCAGATACTATTTAAAGTGGATGATGAACTGAAAGTAGCTGCTCTTCGACTCAGGGAAGCTGATTACGAAAAATCAAAGAAAGACCTTGAAAAATTTGAAGCACTTCTCAAAGAAGGTTCTGCGACCGAGGCACAGGTGGATGCCTACAGACTGGCATTCAAATCTTCAGAAGCTCAACTGACCATTGCAAGGAGACAGGTTGAAGATACCAAAATAAAGGCCCCCTTCTCAGGGGTGATTACGCAGCGCATGGTTAATCTCGGTAGTAATGTGATTGGAGGAACTGTTGTCGTTAATCTTGTTGATATCAGCGCTCCCCGAGTAAAGGTAAGTGTTGCTGAAAGTGATGTATTTTTTCTAAAGAACGGTGATCTCGCCACAATTACTACCGATATTTTCCCCGGTAAGGAATTTAGTGCACGAATCAAATCAATCGGTGTGAAAGGTGATGAAGTCCACAGTTTCCCGGTGGAACTTGTCATTTTGAATAACAAAAATTTGAAAGCCGGGATGAATGTCGATGTTGAATTTAACAGAAGAGTGAATAGAGAATCGGTGGTTGTCCCCAGAACTGCGATTATCGGAAGCACAGCAGATGCTCAAGTCTTTATCATCGAGAATAATGTTGCAAAACTGAAAAAAGTAACAACCGGAATCGAAACCGGAACGAATATCGAGATTCTTTCAGGAATAGAAAAAGGTGATCAGATCGCA
- a CDS encoding TolC family protein, with translation MFQLPKYLSILILFVTGLTSAQKSVEMSLDDCVKYGLENNKSIKVAAEKVNAAKLKREEAGTAGLPSLSLQAGYTRLSEVDPFAISIPFGGSMQTFTVSPSILNNYSAKLTLTQPVFTGFKIDLNKELSDQAIAAGLFDLQSEKSKLKYSIANSYWSLYKVTEGKKVVEEYIKTIELHLKDLRNFFKQGLITENEILKLEVQLSSAKVQLLETENAKQMAKLMLLNSMDMPYETELTLKPSLITDQPATNLTLDEINTLALKSRPELKAMEVRLNSRKSAIELTRSAWYPDIYFIGNYNYSRPNQRIVPTKDEFKGTWDVTLSLSYTLWNWNATSYKTQQAESELAQTNYQYQMMKDGILIEVKQAFLNYTANKSRIELAQNTVKQAEENYRVSYNLFQQGLIKNSDLIDAEVALFDAKIKLVTSISDLRNAEALLDKATGN, from the coding sequence ATGTTTCAATTGCCCAAATACCTGTCCATTTTAATCTTGTTCGTGACAGGGCTGACATCCGCACAGAAAAGTGTGGAGATGAGCCTGGATGATTGCGTCAAGTACGGATTGGAGAACAACAAGAGCATAAAGGTTGCTGCTGAAAAGGTAAATGCTGCAAAATTAAAAAGAGAAGAGGCAGGAACCGCCGGACTCCCCTCGCTCTCCCTTCAAGCAGGTTATACCAGACTGAGTGAGGTTGATCCATTCGCAATTAGTATACCGTTCGGTGGCTCAATGCAGACATTCACAGTCTCCCCAAGCATACTGAACAACTATTCGGCAAAATTAACACTCACTCAACCCGTCTTTACAGGTTTCAAAATTGACCTGAACAAAGAGCTCTCAGATCAGGCAATTGCTGCCGGTCTTTTTGACCTTCAGAGTGAGAAGAGCAAATTGAAATACTCAATTGCTAATTCCTACTGGTCGCTTTATAAAGTAACCGAAGGCAAAAAAGTTGTCGAAGAATACATAAAGACAATTGAATTGCACTTGAAAGATCTCAGGAATTTTTTCAAACAGGGCCTGATCACAGAAAACGAAATTCTTAAATTGGAAGTGCAACTTTCTTCCGCAAAAGTACAACTGTTGGAAACAGAAAATGCGAAGCAGATGGCGAAGTTAATGTTGTTGAACAGTATGGATATGCCATATGAAACCGAACTGACCCTTAAACCTTCGCTGATTACCGATCAACCTGCAACAAATCTTACACTCGACGAGATAAACACTCTCGCCCTGAAGAGCAGACCCGAACTTAAGGCTATGGAGGTAAGATTAAACTCCAGAAAAAGTGCGATTGAGCTTACACGCTCTGCATGGTACCCTGATATTTATTTCATTGGCAATTATAATTATTCAAGACCGAACCAAAGAATCGTTCCTACCAAGGATGAATTTAAAGGTACCTGGGATGTAACACTTTCACTCTCCTACACTCTCTGGAATTGGAATGCCACTTCATATAAGACACAGCAGGCTGAATCTGAACTTGCACAGACCAATTATCAGTATCAGATGATGAAAGATGGCATTCTCATCGAGGTGAAACAAGCCTTTTTGAACTATACTGCCAACAAGAGCAGAATTGAACTTGCCCAAAATACCGTAAAACAAGCCGAAGAAAATTACAGAGTAAGTTACAACCTCTTTCAGCAAGGCTTGATTAAAAATTCTGACCTGATTGATGCTGAAGTGGCGCTGTTTGATGCAAAAATAAAACTCGTCACATCAATTTCCGATCTCAGGAACGCAGAAGCACTTTTAGACAAAGCAACCGGTAACTAA
- a CDS encoding multidrug efflux SMR transporter produces the protein MEWIFLFVAGLLEIGWPLGFKLSQSSQDGSTKWLWIIAAVISMAGSGYFLWLAQRNIPIGTAYAIWTGVGAAGTFIIGILFFKDAATAGRILSFFLIVAGIIGLKLTS, from the coding sequence ATGGAATGGATATTTTTATTTGTTGCGGGTTTACTCGAAATCGGATGGCCCCTTGGGTTCAAGTTGTCTCAATCATCACAGGATGGATCTACAAAATGGTTGTGGATAATCGCCGCGGTTATAAGTATGGCAGGGAGTGGCTATTTCCTTTGGCTTGCACAAAGAAATATTCCAATAGGAACAGCTTATGCAATCTGGACAGGAGTAGGAGCAGCAGGAACATTTATAATAGGGATATTATTCTTTAAGGATGCGGCAACGGCAGGTAGAATTCTGTCGTTTTTTCTGATAGTTGCGGGGATAATAGGATTGAAACTTACGAGTTAA